The following are from one region of the Longimicrobiaceae bacterium genome:
- a CDS encoding enoyl-CoA hydratase-related protein: MSSFRNLRLDLGEPVATLTIDRPDKLNALDRATLLELGEAMELVREAEGVRGMIITGTGERAFAAGADIAELAALGPLEAVETSRLGQEVFSRVERSGKPVVAAVNGYALGGGCELALACHLRVAATTAKLGLPEVTLGVIPGYGGTVRLPRLIGRGRALELILTGEMIDAAEAHRIGLVNRLAEPGELLKEARRLLERIVANGPLAVGMAIESVHRGEGMEIDAALATEAHLFGVLAASDDMREGMSAFLEKRSPRFSGR; encoded by the coding sequence GCTGACGATCGATCGACCCGACAAGCTGAACGCGCTGGATCGCGCTACCCTGCTGGAACTGGGCGAGGCGATGGAGCTCGTCCGCGAGGCGGAAGGTGTGCGGGGGATGATCATCACCGGTACCGGAGAGAGAGCCTTCGCAGCGGGAGCCGACATTGCCGAGCTGGCGGCGCTGGGTCCGCTCGAGGCGGTGGAGACGAGCCGGTTGGGCCAGGAGGTCTTCAGTCGGGTCGAACGCTCGGGCAAACCCGTGGTGGCCGCGGTGAACGGCTACGCGCTCGGCGGCGGGTGCGAGCTGGCGCTCGCCTGCCATCTTCGCGTTGCCGCCACCACCGCGAAGCTCGGCCTTCCGGAGGTAACGCTTGGAGTTATACCCGGTTACGGCGGAACGGTTCGCCTGCCGCGTCTGATCGGGCGGGGGCGCGCGCTGGAGCTGATCCTCACCGGTGAGATGATCGATGCGGCGGAAGCTCACCGCATCGGCCTCGTGAACCGCCTGGCCGAGCCCGGCGAGCTGCTGAAGGAGGCCAGGCGCCTGCTGGAGCGCATCGTCGCGAACGGACCGCTCGCGGTGGGCATGGCGATCGAAAGCGTCCACCGGGGCGAGGGGATGGAGATCGACGCCGCGCTTGCCACCGAGGCCCACCTCTTCGGCGTGCTGGCGGCGAGCGACGACATGCGGGAAGGGATGTCGGCGTTCCTGGAGAAGCGTTCCCCCCGGTTCTCGGGCCGGTGA